Within the Pseudoxanthomonas sp. Root65 genome, the region GCTGCCGCCGTACGGCGCCTGCCTGCTGGGCTCGGTCAACCTGACCACCTTCGTGCGCGACCCCTTCACCGACCAGGCCCGCTTCGACTGGGAGGAATACAAGGAAGTCGTGCGCGTGTTCACCCGCATGCTCGACAACGTGGTCGAAGTGAACGGCCTGCCGCTGGAACAGCAGCGCCAGGAGATCCTGCGCAAGCGCCGCCACGGCATGGGCTTCCTGGGCCTGGGCAGCACCCTGACCATGCTCAAGCACAAGTACGGCAGCGCCGAGTCCTGCGAGTTCACCGAAGCCATCGCCCGCGAAATGGCCGTGGCCGGCTGGGAAATGGGCCTGGCCCTGGCGAAGGAGAAGGGCCCGGCCCCGATCATGGAAGAGCGCTTCGCCGTCACCGCCGCCATGCTGCGCCAGCGTCCGGAAATGGCCACCGACGGCTGGAAGGTCGGCCAGGAGATCCCCGGCAAGGTGCTGCACGCCAAGTACAGCCGCTACATGCAGCGCGTGGCCACGGTGGCCCCGGAGCTGGTGGACGAGCTGGCCGAAGTCGGCAGCCGCTTCACCCACCACAGCTCCATCGCCCCCACCGGCACCATCAGCCTGTCGCTGGCCAACAACGCCTCCAACGGCATCGAGCCCTCGTTCGCGCACCACTACAGCCGCAACGTGATCCGCGAAGGCAAGAAGTCGAAGGAAAAGGTCGACGTCTATTCCTACGAGCTGCTGGCTTACCGCGAGCTGGTCAACGGCAAGGCCATGCCGTTCTCCGACGACCCGGAGGCGAAGCTGCCCGACTACTTCATCGCCGCCGACGACATCTCCCCCAAGGAGCACGTCGACGTGCAGGCCGCCGCGCAGAAGTGGGTGGACAGCTCCATCTCCAAGACCGCCAACGTGCCCACGGACTACCCGTACGAGCAGTTCAAGGACATCTACCGCTACGCCCACCAGCAGGGCCTGAAGGGCTGCACCACGTTCCGCTTCAACCCCGCCGCCTTCCAGGGCGTGCTGGTGAAGGAAGCGGACCTGGAGAACACCACCTACCGCTTCGAGCTGGAAGACGGCAGCACCATCGAGGTGAAGGGCAACGAGCAGATCGAGTACGACGGTGAGATGCACACCGCCGCCAACCTGTTCGACGCGTTGAAGGAAGGGTATTACGGCAAGTTCTGAGGAACCTGCTTCTCGCCTCTCCCCGCCTGCGGGGAGAGGATGCCCGGAGGGCAGGTGAGGGGGAGCGAGCGCAGCGAGTTGCTCTTGCTCCTCGCGAAAAGCGGCCCCTCATCCGGCCTTCGGCCACCTTCTCCCCGCTAGCGGGGAGAAGGGAAAGAAAGAACCCCTCCCCGCCCGCGGGGAGAAGGAAAAGCAACAAACGATTCACCGGCTTCACCGTTCCACCCCGCGCTATCGGGTATAGCATCGGCAGCGTCAACCCACTCGCCCACTAGGAGGGCAACATGAGCAACGGTAATGGTGTCACGGCGACGCTCTCCGGCGCCGCCGAGAGCGTGAAAGAAACAGTCACCGGCATCGGCGAAGCGGTGGCCTCCACCGCCAGCGAGACGGTCGCCAAGGCCAAGAAGGCGGCCAAGAAGGCGCGCAAGACGGTCAGTGCCGACATCGCCAAGGCGAAGAAGGCCGTGGCCAAGCGCACCGACAAGGCCACCAAGGCGGTGAAGAAGACCGTCGCCAAGGCCAAGAAGAAGCTGGCCGCCGCCAGCAGCGCCGCCAAGGCCGAAGCCGCCAGCCTGCAGAAGAAGGTGACCGGCAAGAAGACGGCCAAGAAGGCGACCAAGAAGTCGGCCGCCAAGAAGGCCACCAAGAAAGCCGCCACCAAGAAGACCGCCGCCAAGAAGGCGGTGAAGAAGGTCGCCCGCAAGGCCGCCGCCAAGAAGGCGCCGGTCAAGAAGGCCGCCAAGAAGGCAGTGAAGAAGGTCGCCCGCAAGGCGCCCGTGAAGAAAGCGGCGAAGAAAGCCGCGCCGAAGAAGGCGGCCAAGAAAGCCGTCCGCAAGGCAGCCCCGAAGAAAGCGGCGAAAAAAGCCGCCCGTAAGTAAGACCTGATGCTTCACCCCTCCTCCCCCGGGTCCGGGGGAGGGTTGGGGCGGGGGCCGGCCCGGAAGGCCAGGCGCCGCCCATTCACGACACCACACCGAATACGAACAGGATTCCACCGTCATGGCCGTCAAGATCGACAAGAAAATCAAGGGCTACAGCGTGCTCACCCCCGAGGACAAGGCGCGCGAAGCCGCAGCCGCGATCCTGGTGGCGTCGGTGCCGCGCGAGACGGTGGAAAAGGAAGTGCCGCAGGACAACATCATCCAGATGCACGAGCGCATCGAGCGCCCGGAAGTCCTGATCGGCAGCACCTACAAGATCAAGTCGCCGCTGGTGGAGCACGCCATGTACGTGACCATCAATGACATCGTGTTGAACGCGGGCACGGAGCACGAGCTGCGCCGTCCGTTCGAGATCTTCGTCAACAGCAAGTCCATGGAGCATTTCCAGTGGATCGTGGCGCTGACGCGCATCATGTCGGCGGTGTTCCGCAAGGGCGGCGACGTGACGTTCCTGGTGGACGAGATGAAGGCCGTGTTCGATCCGCGCGGTGGCTACTTCAAGGCCGGTGGCGTGTACATGCCGTCGCTGGTGGCCGAGCTGGGCGCCATCGTCGAAGAGCACATGAAGTCGATCGGCCTGATCCACGACCCGGAAATGAGCGCGCACCAGCGCGCCATCCTGGCCGAGAAGCGCAAGCAGTACGAAGACCGCGCAAAAAAAAACTCTGACGTCACCGAAACCGTGACCGTTGCACCGGCCGCGCCCGCGCAGGGCGCCGCCGAGGACATCGCCGTGACCGGCGATGGCGCCAGCTTCCCGCCCTCCGCCACGCTCTGCCACAAGTGCAACACCAAGGCCCTCGTCATCATGGACGGGTGTGCGACGTGCTTGAACTGTGGGTATTCGAAGTGCGGGTGAGATTAAGTTAAAGGATGAAGCGGAAAAAGGGCTCTTCGGAGCCCTTTTTTTCGAGTGATTTGGTGATGGTGCAAAAAGGAGAGGTCTCAGGATGAAACAGTCGCTCTTGCTGGGTCTCGCAGATGATCGCTCACACGAGGGTTATCAGTTCTTCGCTGAGTGCTTGGACGAGATGCTGTTTGAATACACGCTCGATACGTATAAGCCATCTAGTCACAATCCGAGCACGCTCGCGGCTGAGGCTATTGAAGTCGTCGAAGATATCGATGCCGGAATCATCGACAGGGGGAACTTCGAACACATCCGTGATGAGATGAGGTTCATGATCTCGAAGGATGTCATTGCAAAAAGCCTGTTGCCCGTCGACTACGAAAAGCTCCTCAACGAATGCGTGGCTGATAACATTTCTCAGAGCAAGATCAGATTTGAACTGATCTTGGTGTCCCTCGCTGCAGCAAAATACTGCAACACTTGCGTTAGCGCACTTAGGGACCTTGTAAGAATAGGTCGTGAAAAGCACGAAATTCGGTTCATTGCAAGATCGTTTGTTACGAGCTTGCTGAGACTGGGCTACACGAGAAGATTTGTTCGAGAGGTTCTGCGCGAAAAAATTCAGCTGGTAAAAGACAAGTCGCCCGAGCAGAGGCTGGAAGATTTCTTCAGTGCATTTGACGGAAAGGCGAAGAACTACAGGGTCGTGTTTGCCGGGTCTCAATTGTTCAAGAAATTTGCCCAGGCATCTCAGGATATGGGCGCTAGTGTGGCCGAGCTTCCGCCCGCAGAAATTTCCCCTGAAGATCTGGAAAAGCTTTCAGTTCAAGCGGCAGGACGCATATTCATCGCTGTTGAGATTAGAGCGATGGATAAGTTTGCGGCCAGGAGGAGGGCAGAGGAGAAAATCGAGCGTATTACAAACGTCTACTCCCTCTTTCATCACGCAATTCTGCCAGCTTGGAGTGAGTTTGCGTGGGTGATGGAGAAAGGCGAGGCGCAAGGATCTTTGATTCGTCCGCCAATTCCCGCCATGTCGAGAACGCTTGATGCTCGGCCGACAAAGGCGGGCGTACAGATGGCGTTGGCTGTACGAAAATTTGGGCTAGAAGAAGAGTCGATGGAACAGTTTGATCGACTTGTTGGACTCCATGGAGCTGCGGGAAGAACTAGCTCAACAAGCATTCAATTGCTGAATCTCTGGTCTGCACTAGAGTCTTCCGTTCCTAAGGTCGTGCGAGGCGCTCGCGTTAAAAGTGTGTCGGATACGCTGAGGCCTTTAATGAGGCTCCAGTATGTGTGCAACATCTTTGATGACTTGCTGAGCGACATGTTTAGATTCGATTCAAGGCTGGTAAAGAAGGCGCTTCGCGATGTTGGTGATCAAGATGGAAATCTGAGCAGAGTAAATCTCGTTAAGCTGATGTACCTAGACGTTCATCAAGCGACTAGGAATGAAGCCTTGACAGAGCTTTCCAGCTACCCATTGCTGCTCAATCGGTGGAACGACATTCGCGAGCGTTTCAAGTCCCCGGGGGAGGTAAGGAAGGTTCTTGATACTCACGATCAACGTGTAGAGTGGCAGATGAGAAGGATCTACAGAACTCGCAATCTGTACGTCCATTCCGGGCGTAAGGTCGAACTACTAGATATGCTGGTGGAGAATGCGCACGGTTACCTCGACACATTCTTTGATGGAATATTTGCCATGGTGAAGATGGAGTCATCTGTGACGACCATAGATCACGCGTGGCTTGTTGCGTCAGAGCGCGTAAGGCACTGGGACAAGATGCTCTCCGTCAAGGATGCCGTCTACACGAGCGAGAACGTTGTGGGTCTCGTTCTCGGGCCGATGGCGCAGCTCATTCGGCGCTCGTAGCGAGTAGGATGGGTTGAACGAAGCGATACCCATCAGTCGGGACGACAAGGCAAGGGGATGCCATGGAACGTCAGGAGCCTAGGTTCGACAAGGACATGCAGGACGTGGAGTTTCGTCCACGCTCCTATCGCGGCCCGTCACTGTCATCTCCCTCTCATGACAACGACGGCTTCGCCTGGAAGATCGGCGTGGCCGTCGGCATCGGCGTACTCGCCGCACTGCTGATCTTCAACGCCTACGAGCGCTACCAAGCGCGCCGCGATGCCGAACAGGTGCTGCAGGTGCTCAAGCAGGAAACCGCCAAGCTGGAGCGCGAAGCGCAGGCCGCCCCCCGCACAGTCGCCGTTCCTCCTCCCCGTCCCGTCGCTGTCATCTATCCCGTTCCGCCCGGCTACCGCTGCGCCGGCGGAACGCTCCTGTATCGCGATGGCAGTAGCTGGACCCAAATCACCGCGCGATCCAACCACACCTATTGCCCGCTTGACGGGAGATCAGTAGACGACTGTTATCCAGTGACGCCGCGAAGTGTGGGTTGCAAATGAGATGTAGTGGTGTGCACGCGCTTGGTTTGTCTAGAGCATCAAGAGAATCGCAACAATGGATTACGCATTCATCCGTCATAACATCTTCGATAGCGCGCGTGAGGATGAGCTGAGGCGAGAGATTATTCCTTCGCTCTTCAATAGGCGGCTCGTGGCGCTTCGTTACGACGACATCGAGTCCGTCGATCCCAAGGACTACCTCACTCACGAGGGAAAGCCGTGGCGATCAGCGCAAGCCGCCATCGGCAGGCTGCGCAGCTACTGCAATGAAGGGGTCGTCATTGGTGCCGCTTACGGCACCGACATCATGCTCGTGGGGCGTATCAACCCCGGGACAGAGATTCGGCCAGAGGAGTTTCGGCCGGGGGTCATCCTGAAGACGGCGCAGTTGGTGGATGTCCGGGAAGTCCGCTATGTCCATCATCCGATCCTGATGATCCAGCCGCCATACGGCGCACTCAGCCTATGGGCGGCAGGCAAAGGGGTGCTAGAGGCCGTGATGCACGGACGCTCCGTCGCCAGGGAGCCCGGCAACCTTCATCCCGGACAACATGAAGTCCTCTGCTACGAATGGCTGAGAAGCGCCGCCAAGCTTGAGCGCCTGCTGATGCCTCTAGGTCGCGGGCTTCCCGACATCGACATACTTGGCGTCAACGCCGATGGGCGCAAGGTGATCGCGCAGGTCACGTATCAGCGTCAACCCCGAGAGTTGGCACGCAAGCAGGAAGTGCTCATGCGTCACTGGGAAGAAGGCATGAAGGCATTCTTCTTCTTGCCGCGTGGGGCGCGCTTGGAGAAGTTTAGCCAAGTAAGGCAGGTGGAGCTGGAGACAGTGTTGGAAGACTTGTCCAGCGCGGACGACGACGCCACACGTGCCATGCTCAAAGCGATGTTTCCCTGAGGGATACAAAACAGGTTTCAGAGTAAGTTTTTGAAGAAAGTAGGATGAGTTGAGCGAAGCGATACATCATCAGGACGACAAGAGAGAGGGATGTCACAGGAGCTACTGTGTCAAAAGCAAATGTAAGTTTCTGGGAATTTGAGAACTCACACGTCGCTACAAGCGGCGCACATGTGGTGCCAGAGCGGAAAAAGAACGGAAGCCTGCGAAAAGGCTGTCTTGGCGAAGCTCCTGTTGTAGTTAGCACACTCAAGCTGGCGATGGCTCTTGCCAGATCAGGAGCAACGCTTGCGCCGGACCAGAGGACGGGCTTCTGGCGCGCCTTGGCGGCATATGCGCGTGTCCGCGAGGCTTGCTTATGGAGCGGCAGCGAGCTTCATGCTCAGCCTCACCTACTGGATACGCTGCGCGACTCTTCCCGAACCGCACTAGCAGGTGACTTGGGTCAGGCCATGACATGGCTCTATGCGACGGAGGGGCTGAAGATGTCTGCCGTAGTGGACTTCGGTGCTGGATGCGGAATGCTCAAAGCACCGATTCCGGGGCCAAAAGCGTTCAACAAGCGGCCGGACTTCATGGCCGCCAAAGGGACGTTCAAGAATGTCGTTCTGCTTGAGAGTAAGGGCATGATCCTCAAGCAGTCCAGCGATGTAAGTTGGAGAAGCGGCTTGGCACATGGTTTGGAGCAGACTGCTGCAGGTACCAGCTGGCTAAAGTCTCACGGGGCGGCTGCTGTCGTGGCCAACGAGTATGCGGTCACCTTTGGACTTGTGGAAAATGGCCCAAGCTTGGCTGTTGTAGTTGATCCTTCCGAAGAGCCGGGGCTGGAGCTGGGCGACATCGAAAAGCTGGCTCTCCTGCGTCATCACACCGCCAACTGGGCTTTGGCTGCGGGCCAGTTCGAACTAGCAGTTGCATTGGTGGACCCCGAGCAAACTCGTGGCAGCATCCAGCTTGTTGATGCGATGCCCGAGGTAGAGTGGCGCGGCCTAACCGTAAAGCTTGGAGTTCAAGTAAGAAGTCTGCCTTGGCCATGGTATCGGGGGCCGACCCACTTCATCTCCAGCAATCTGATTCGGGCAGTAGCACGCAACAATCTGGATGCGGCACTCGCCGCAATTGCGGCCTTCAACGATAGCTCTAAGCCGAAGATGAAAGCGCTCAGTACGCCCGAAGCTGTCGTTCCCTCGGATGATGATGAAATCGTCACGCTGCCCGACGGCACGGGTGCAGGATGGTGGCTCTTCGACAGCGAGATAGAAGGGCCGGAATAGCGGCGTAGCCCGGGTAGGCGCAGCGCACCCGGGGCGCACTACACGGAGCTGTTCCGATCCCCGGGTGCGGCCTTCGGCCTTACCCGGGCTACCATTCGGCTTCAACATGCGCGCGGGGAAGAAGATGCTGTTCAAGCGCAAGGCAAGCCTCAGCTGGTGGCGCTTCGCGGGAGGAATGGTGTTCGCGCTGCTTCCCCTGGCCCTCATTCTCCTTGTGCTGAAGCGCGAGGATCATACCTTCGGCATCGCCCTGCTGTTCATTGCAGCGTCCGCCGTGGGGTATGTGGCGTTGCGCTGGCATCAGATTAGGACGCAATTCAAGGGCGACGCAGACGCCGCCGCAGCGGCGATCAGGCAGAACCCGTTCGGCTTGGTCTTTGGCTCGCCACGCACGTTCATCGTGTTTGCCCTGGTCATTCCACTGATGATCATGGTCGCGTTGATCGCCTGGACGTTGTGAAACAAGCTTCGCTGAAAATGTCAGCCATTACGCAAGGTGGGCTTCTGCCCACCTTTCCCTCAGCCAATGCAGACGAACCGGTGGGCCAAGGCCCACCCTACGATGTCAATCACGAGGTGTATCAATGAAGGGTGTAGTCATCATCATCGCTGGCCTGCTCAGCATCGCAGCCGCACTTCCGGCCACCGCAAACACGGTCACGGGTCCCCACGATTGGCTAGTCGGTGACTGGGTGCTCTGCAAAAACCCCGACAAGAGCCCCAAGGACACCATGCGCTTCAAGACCGACGGCACGGGGCTGGTCATGAGTGCGAAAGGCAGCACCGAGCTCGTCTACCGGATACGCGGTGCGCGGCTGGAAATGTTGGCCAATGCCAAGGGCTACGCCATCCCCATCACGCTGACCATCCAGCCCCGGCATGATGTGCTGGAGAATCACGACGCAGACACCGGCAGTATCACCACGTACGTGCGCAAGGATGGCCCTCGCGTAGCGGAGTGCGATGCTTAGACTGAGGTGCTGTTTTTGCCCTCGAACGTACACGGAACCCCCTGCCGCTGGCGCGCCGTATCCCCGCCGGGGTAGGGTGACCCTGCCGCCCTGATCGAGCCAGCGCATGATCACTGAAGCCCAGTACGCCGCCGCTACCGCACTCTTCTCCAGCATCGCCACACTGCAGCAGAACACAGGCGGCCGCGAAGGCATGTTCGACCTGTACCAGCAGTGTTTGGACGTCGTCTGTGGAAAGCGCGTCCTGCCACCGACGCGTACGTTCAACGTGACGTGCGCGCATTGCGGCGAATCCACCGAAGCGGTAGTGCCGTCG harbors:
- a CDS encoding NrdJb, which encodes MAVKIDKKIKGYSVLTPEDKAREAAAAILVASVPRETVEKEVPQDNIIQMHERIERPEVLIGSTYKIKSPLVEHAMYVTINDIVLNAGTEHELRRPFEIFVNSKSMEHFQWIVALTRIMSAVFRKGGDVTFLVDEMKAVFDPRGGYFKAGGVYMPSLVAELGAIVEEHMKSIGLIHDPEMSAHQRAILAEKRKQYEDRAKKNSDVTETVTVAPAAPAQGAAEDIAVTGDGASFPPSATLCHKCNTKALVIMDGCATCLNCGYSKCG
- a CDS encoding adenosylcobalamin-dependent ribonucleoside-diphosphate reductase, whose amino-acid sequence is MSTVRLEAIKTEQPTLVPMQPASQDIWDKKYRLKTKQGEALDADIDGTYQRVARALADAEATPEKRAYWYERFVWALRRGAIPAGRITSNAGAQQHKPATSTINCTVSGTIEDSMDGILDKVHEAGLTLKAGCGIGYEFSTLRPKGAFVAGAGAYTSGPMSFMDIYDKMCFTVSSAGGRRGAQMGTFEISHPDVKDFIRAKREDGRLRQFNLSLLITDGFMEAVDTDADWPLVFPVNIKEKGDIDVEDAAQVVWREWPTHKNYIVRDDGLVACKIYGHIRARHLWDMIMVSTYDYAEPGFILIDRVNEMNNNWWCETIRATNPCGEQPLPPYGACLLGSVNLTTFVRDPFTDQARFDWEEYKEVVRVFTRMLDNVVEVNGLPLEQQRQEILRKRRHGMGFLGLGSTLTMLKHKYGSAESCEFTEAIAREMAVAGWEMGLALAKEKGPAPIMEERFAVTAAMLRQRPEMATDGWKVGQEIPGKVLHAKYSRYMQRVATVAPELVDELAEVGSRFTHHSSIAPTGTISLSLANNASNGIEPSFAHHYSRNVIREGKKSKEKVDVYSYELLAYRELVNGKAMPFSDDPEAKLPDYFIAADDISPKEHVDVQAAAQKWVDSSISKTANVPTDYPYEQFKDIYRYAHQQGLKGCTTFRFNPAAFQGVLVKEADLENTTYRFELEDGSTIEVKGNEQIEYDGEMHTAANLFDALKEGYYGKF